The following coding sequences are from one Ruminococcus flavefaciens AE3010 window:
- the ftsX gene encoding permease-like cell division protein FtsX has product MKLSGIRYLADQGVENIWKNKMMAFATFCVLLISLLLVGIAGLFYINLNSMIKGLGSQNEVVVLMNVGTTEEQNSAAEAAIKELPNIDKVEFISKEDALARQKASLPNAEKIFDEYIGSDASFMPDGFSVTVKNTDKITETTQEISAIANIQSASASPQVAEFLRELRKVVSIIAGAIIIALAVVSMIIISNTTKASVFARREEIQIMKYVGATNAFIRLPFFVEGMVTGFFAGAGAYFITWAIYSSAYNMIKEQGMLMNTFGVSSLIPFDKIQFYVIIAYLVSGALIGALGSVVSTRKHIDV; this is encoded by the coding sequence ATGAAATTAAGCGGTATCAGATACCTCGCCGATCAGGGCGTGGAGAATATCTGGAAAAATAAAATGATGGCATTCGCTACCTTCTGCGTTCTGCTCATATCACTTCTCCTTGTTGGAATAGCAGGTCTGTTCTATATCAACCTCAATTCCATGATAAAGGGTCTGGGAAGCCAGAACGAGGTAGTCGTCCTAATGAACGTGGGCACTACCGAGGAACAGAACTCCGCAGCCGAGGCTGCTATAAAGGAGCTCCCCAATATCGACAAGGTGGAATTCATTTCCAAGGAGGACGCCCTTGCAAGACAGAAGGCAAGCCTCCCCAATGCTGAGAAAATTTTCGACGAGTATATCGGCAGCGACGCAAGCTTTATGCCTGACGGCTTCAGCGTTACCGTCAAGAACACCGATAAGATAACAGAGACTACACAGGAGATAAGCGCTATCGCAAATATCCAGAGCGCTTCTGCTTCACCCCAGGTCGCTGAGTTTCTCAGAGAGCTCAGAAAGGTGGTCTCTATAATCGCAGGCGCTATAATCATAGCTCTTGCCGTCGTTTCAATGATAATCATCTCCAATACCACAAAGGCAAGCGTTTTTGCACGCCGTGAGGAGATACAGATCATGAAGTACGTCGGCGCTACAAACGCCTTTATCAGACTCCCCTTCTTCGTTGAGGGTATGGTTACGGGCTTCTTCGCAGGCGCAGGTGCTTACTTCATAACATGGGCTATATACAGTTCAGCCTATAACATGATAAAGGAACAGGGAATGCTGATGAACACCTTCGGTGTGAGCAGTCTTATCCCATTCGATAAGATACAGTTCTACGTTATCATCGCATACCTTGTTTCAGGTGCTCTCATCGGCGCTCTCGGAAGCGTTGTCAGCACAAGAAAACATATCGACGTTTAA
- a CDS encoding S41 family peptidase gives MNKKISLGLALSLIAIASAVTFILTSFFSLQSFNTKVVDVNEKAKKYNSLQSLDSYVRENFLGNIDENKLSDGILKGYISGLDDKYSKFLSEEEYLEEQSEDEGQLVGLGLTLDADESGYIRIANIMSESPVQEAGLRVGDIITIIDGVDVLNAGFDESVEAMRGIEGSEIKLTVRRDGIDKDYTFTRRSMEVTTVSGKMLSETIGYIEISNFKKNTPQQFVETLERLTSNGAKAIIFDVRNNSGGMVDMLSDCLDPLLPEGVIATAEYKDGHSETLIYSDDTKLDIPMAVLVNKNTASAAELFAASLRDFGGAKLVGEKTYGKGVMQKTTEFGNNGAVVLTVAKYRTTVSECYDGVGLVPDVAAENDENADFDMQLQAAVDTISQEILY, from the coding sequence ATGAATAAGAAAATCAGTCTCGGTCTGGCGCTGAGCCTTATCGCTATCGCTTCTGCGGTAACGTTTATACTGACTTCCTTTTTCTCGCTGCAAAGCTTCAACACCAAGGTAGTTGACGTAAACGAAAAGGCAAAGAAGTACAACTCGCTCCAGAGCCTCGACTCATACGTCCGCGAGAACTTCCTCGGCAATATCGACGAGAACAAGCTCAGCGACGGTATCCTCAAAGGCTATATCTCGGGACTTGACGATAAGTACTCAAAGTTTCTCTCCGAGGAGGAGTACCTTGAAGAGCAGAGTGAGGACGAGGGACAGCTTGTGGGTCTCGGTCTTACGCTCGATGCCGACGAGAGCGGCTATATCCGCATCGCCAATATAATGAGCGAGTCACCCGTACAGGAGGCAGGTCTCCGCGTAGGTGATATAATCACTATCATCGACGGCGTTGACGTACTGAATGCAGGCTTTGACGAATCCGTAGAGGCCATGCGCGGCATAGAGGGCTCGGAAATAAAGCTCACTGTCCGAAGAGACGGCATCGACAAGGACTATACCTTTACCCGCCGCTCTATGGAGGTCACTACCGTCAGCGGAAAAATGCTCAGCGAGACTATCGGTTATATTGAAATATCGAACTTCAAGAAGAATACTCCCCAGCAGTTCGTGGAAACTCTTGAAAGACTTACCTCAAACGGCGCAAAGGCAATAATATTCGACGTCCGCAACAACAGCGGCGGCATGGTGGATATGCTTTCGGACTGCCTTGACCCGCTTCTTCCCGAGGGTGTTATCGCTACTGCCGAATACAAGGACGGTCACAGCGAGACTCTCATTTACTCCGACGATACAAAGCTTGATATCCCAATGGCTGTTCTGGTAAACAAGAACACAGCCAGTGCGGCGGAGCTCTTTGCGGCTTCACTCCGCGATTTCGGCGGAGCAAAGCTTGTGGGCGAAAAGACCTACGGCAAGGGCGTTATGCAGAAGACCACCGAGTTTGGCAACAACGGCGCGGTAGTTCTCACCGTTGCAAAATACAGAACGACCGTGTCGGAATGCTATGACGGCGTGGGACTTGTCCCCGATGTGGCTGCCGAAAACGACGAAAATGCCGACTTTGATATGCAGCTTCAGGCTGCTGTCGATACCATAAGCCAAGAAATACTTTATTAA
- a CDS encoding murein hydrolase activator EnvC family protein, whose translation MEKLHMFKKVISFVTGAALSLALVSYYPSATGKNSASAMTIAEMQEEIKANKETISELQSQLDALAGNKAEEQKYQDTLNEQIAVIQENITLLNAQIESLNSDIDTAKNNIADLDQSIIDQQNEIDANIELFKQRLCAMYVTGNDNLATVVVGTSSFYDMLSRVEMVNRIASYDEQLINDILADIDKMETSKKELETEKLNLQMKVEEQEKRKEEKDSELAVLNDQYSKTQAEIARIAQEEAYTSDQLAELEAMNAEFDAEISAEIARQAAAAQAAYEAEQARLAAERAAAAQASAQSSGSSYTVDYQQPAYIPAPSASGFAWPAPGFCYISSYYGPRWGSFHGGIDVGDAGIHGGAACASKSGTVIAVCNSCTHDYAKNGSCGCGGGYGNYVIISHDGTYSTVYGHLASAAVSVGQYVNQGEVIGYIGSTGWSTGAHLHFEVRVNGNRVDPLGYVSP comes from the coding sequence ATGGAAAAGCTACATATGTTTAAGAAGGTCATCTCATTTGTAACAGGAGCAGCTCTTTCACTTGCTCTTGTATCCTATTATCCATCTGCTACAGGCAAAAACAGTGCATCAGCAATGACTATCGCCGAGATGCAGGAGGAAATAAAAGCAAATAAAGAGACTATCAGTGAGCTCCAGTCTCAGCTGGACGCCCTTGCAGGCAATAAGGCTGAGGAGCAGAAGTATCAGGACACTCTCAACGAGCAGATAGCCGTTATCCAGGAGAATATCACTCTCCTTAATGCTCAGATAGAAAGCCTGAACTCAGATATCGACACAGCCAAGAACAATATCGCAGATCTCGACCAGTCCATCATCGACCAGCAGAACGAGATCGATGCAAATATAGAGCTCTTCAAGCAGCGCCTCTGCGCTATGTACGTTACAGGAAACGACAACCTTGCTACTGTTGTAGTAGGCACATCAAGCTTCTACGATATGCTTTCAAGAGTTGAAATGGTAAACCGCATCGCTTCCTACGACGAGCAGCTCATAAACGATATCCTTGCCGACATCGACAAAATGGAGACCTCCAAAAAGGAACTTGAAACAGAAAAGCTCAACCTCCAGATGAAAGTTGAAGAACAGGAAAAGCGTAAGGAAGAAAAGGATTCCGAGCTTGCTGTCCTAAACGACCAGTACTCAAAGACTCAGGCTGAGATAGCACGTATAGCTCAGGAAGAGGCTTATACCTCAGACCAGCTGGCAGAGCTGGAAGCTATGAACGCTGAATTCGACGCCGAGATATCCGCTGAGATAGCCCGTCAGGCAGCAGCTGCACAGGCAGCTTATGAGGCTGAACAGGCAAGACTCGCAGCAGAAAGAGCAGCAGCCGCTCAGGCATCAGCTCAGAGCAGCGGTTCATCATATACCGTTGATTATCAGCAGCCTGCTTATATCCCCGCACCTTCTGCTTCGGGATTTGCATGGCCTGCACCGGGATTCTGCTACATCTCAAGCTACTACGGACCCAGATGGGGTTCATTCCACGGCGGTATCGACGTCGGTGACGCAGGTATCCACGGCGGCGCAGCTTGTGCTTCAAAGTCGGGTACTGTTATCGCTGTATGCAACTCATGCACACATGACTACGCCAAGAACGGAAGCTGCGGCTGCGGCGGCGGCTACGGCAACTACGTCATAATCTCCCACGACGGCACATATTCTACCGTATACGGTCATCTTGCTTCGGCAGCCGTATCTGTAGGTCAGTACGTAAATCAGGGCGAGGTAATCGGCTATATCGGCTCTACAGGCTGGTCAACAGGCGCTCACCTCCACTTTGAGGTACGTGTCAACGGAAACCGTGTAGACCCGCTTGGCTACGTTAGTCCGTAA